In Daucus carota subsp. sativus chromosome 4, DH1 v3.0, whole genome shotgun sequence, one DNA window encodes the following:
- the LOC108192507 gene encoding agamous-like MADS-box protein AGL81, producing MGRAKSRMEFVKKEKHRNSTFQKRNANLKKKLIELATLCDIKALVIVYGPEQGTPPALPLEPQVWPEDRDEVHQLIDKYKGQSPEDCKKRTTLLSDFFQERNKKAQQTLAKLRNTNVNSKYPTWDSRFESFKEEDLRKTVNLLEINIGNAKARLEQMKANNIYGSYQEQQQQRKRRLDFDPGNQAPKYLKIEPYQAISDPMRMHSMPIPIPQQRFPFIDHNWNQMMVKFGNEYVGVVPNIVHNANPSYGYDYPTMAGTLNGFSYPNNFARAPLNYYGDGMQPIAQHVMEYHSMTEGSTSHQMLAASHQFYEDRKWQR from the coding sequence ATGGGCAGAGCAAAGTCAAGAATGGAATTTGTAAAGAAGGAAAAGCATCGAAATAGCACTTTTCAGAAGAGGAATGCGAATTTGAAGAAGAAACTTATTGAGCTCGCAACTTTGTGTGACATCAAGGCTCTGGTGATTGTTTACGGCCCTGAACAAGGTACACCGCCGGCTCTTCCTCTTGAACCCCAGGTTTGGCCTGAGGATCGTGATGAAGTTCACCAATTGATTGACAAATACAAAGGCCAGTCGCCTGAGGATTGCAAAAAGAGGACAACTCTTCTATCAGACTTCTTTCAAGAGAGGAACAAGAAGGCCCAGCAGACTCTAGCCAAATTACGCAACACTAATGTTAACTCCAAGTATCCAACATGGGATTCGaggtttgagagcttcaaggaAGAAGATCTTAGGAAAACTGTTAATCTTCTGGAGATCAATATTGGCAATGCAAAGGCTAGACTGGAGCAAATGAAAGCTAATAATATATATGGCTCTTATCAAGAGCAGCAGCAGCAGAGGAAGAGGAGATTGGATTTTGATCCAGGAAATCAAGCTCCAAAGTATTTGAAAATCGAACCATACCAAGCAATTTCAGACCCAATGCGGATGCACTCAATGCCAATTCCAATTCCCCAGCAGAGGTTTCCATTTATTGACCATAACTGGAACCAGATGATGGTTAAATTTGGTAATGAATATGTTGGTGTTGTGCCTAACATTGTGCATAATGCTAATCCATCTTATGGTTATGATTATCCGACGATGGCAGGGACTTTGAACGGTTTTAGCTATCCAAACAATTTTGCAAGGGCACCCCTGAATTACTATGGTGACGGCATGCAACCAATTGCACAGCACGTAATGGAATATCATTCAATGACAGAAGGGTCGACTTCTCATCAAATGCTTGCGGCTTCTCATCAGTTCTATGAAGATCGTAAATGGCAAAGGTAG